In one window of Hyla sarda isolate aHylSar1 chromosome 1, aHylSar1.hap1, whole genome shotgun sequence DNA:
- the PACRGL gene encoding PACRG-like protein, which yields MSASSRGQSRSAAPRSKTATPTSSASAASASASRAKPSDKLNPKTIDPFAETQRSSSPFAAIYSKGGIPCRLVHGSVKHKLQWERSPEMIPFDPLLITLAEGLKETRHPYTFVSQEGFKELLMVPGAAEKALPSLPKLAAALKGALVHADGGVFERGLNGLVQLSAVVGPALNIHLKNLLTSLSKRLMDKKYKDGVTSALQILEQYGGKESLGIIKSKIPTYCSIYS from the exons atgtcgGCGTCCTCTAGAGGCCAATCCAGAAGTGCAGCTCCAAGAAGCAAGACTGCTACTCCAACATCTTCAGCGTCTGCAGCCTCGGCCAGTGCTAGTCGTGCCAAGCCAAGTGACAAGCTGAACCCCAAAACTATAGACCCG TTTGCCGAGACCCAGCGCTCGTCCTCCCCATTTGCAGCGATATATTCTAAAGGAGGAATTCCTTGCAG ACTGGTTCATGGTTCGGTAAAACATAAGCTACAATGGGAGCGCTCTCCAGAAATGATACCATTCGACCCTCTGCTCATAACTTTAGCTGAG GGTCTCAAAGAAACCAGACATCCTTACACATTTGTATCCCAGGAGGGGTTTAAGGAATTACTGATGGTTCCTGGTGCTGCAGAAAAAGCTCTGCCCAGTTTACCAAAACTTGCAGCTGCTTTGAAAGGTGCCCTT GTGCACGCCGATGGTGGAGTTTTTGAAAGAGGACTGAATGGTTTGGTGCAGCTAAGTGCTGTAGTGGGGCCAGCACTGAATATTCATCTGAAGAATCTATTAACCAGT CTTTCGAAAAGATTAATGGACAAGAAGTATAAGGATGGAGTCACATCTGCACTGCAGATTTTGGAACAGTATGGGGGAAAG GAAAGCCTGGGAATAATCAAATCTAAAATCCCAACCTACTGCTCCATCTACAGCTGA